In Trichoderma atroviride chromosome 2, complete sequence, one DNA window encodes the following:
- a CDS encoding mitochondrial 37S ribosomal protein uS15m (EggNog:ENOG41~BUSCO:EOG092D3J4Y), whose translation MPPRIDLLQRLGTVNLCLRPSTTPATQAFLPIVQKANLSLRERKKKQKQDPYKWAQAQQRKAANLKRQDELLKKRDEEWGDPVRGRLTPFLESLDSAGQNSVTNVPRDASGNALEEPRELPTTPGLRNHFLTDAELEDAVKHAYALTKPMVGVVESQMEPTTEQERKQAHNQKHQKAVEALKRITALSNGSARDRFHANVRRIVDEFGRHNTDNALKPKPLSISPNTTPMPGRAGPDTGSSEVQIAILTAKIRSVSEALAINRGYKDVHNKRNLRLLVHRRQKLLQYMERKERGSERWTNMVEKLGLTPATWKGQIDM comes from the exons ATGCCGCCCAGAATAGATCTGTTACAGCGACTAGGCACAGTCAATT TGTGCCTACGACCTTCAACAACACCGGCGACACAGGCCTTCCTACCCATCGTTCAAAAGGCCAATCTCTCTttgagagaaaggaagaagaagcagaagcaggatCCGTACAAATGGGCACAGGCTCAGCAGCGCAAAGCCGCCAACCTCAAGCGACAGGACGAACTCTTGAAGAAGCGAGACGAAGAATGGGGTGATCCCGTACGAGGCAGACTGACGCCGTTCCTCGAGTCTCTCGATTCAGCCGGCCAGAACTCGGTGACCAATGTGCCCCGAGACGCGAGCGGAAATGCCCTCGAGGAGCCGAGAGAGCTGCCCACGACGCCCGGCCTGCGCAACCATTTCCTTACCGATGCGGAGCTCGAAGATGCCGTCAAGCACGCCTATGCCCTGACGAAGCCCATGGTCGGAGTTGTAGAATCACAGATGGAGCCTACTACGGAGCAGGAGAGGAAGCAAGCGCATAACCAGAAGCACCAGAAGGCCGTCGAGGCGCTGAAGCGAATCACAGCCCTGAGCAACGGCAGCGCACGGGACCGATTCCACGCAAACGTCCGACGCATCGTTGATGAGTTTGGACGCCACAACACAGACAACGCTCTCAAGCCTAAGCCGCTGTCCATTTCTCCAAACACCACGCCGATGCCTGGCCGTGCTGGACCGGATACTGGCAGCTCAGAGGTGCAGATTGCTATTCTGACCGCCAAGATCAGATCGGTGTCGGAGGCACTGGCAATCAACCGAGGATATAAGGATGTACACAACAAGAGGAACTTGAGACTGCTGGTGCACCGACGCCAGAAGCTGTTGCAGTACATGGagcgaaaagagagagggagcGAGAGATGGACCAACATGGTTGAGAAGCTAGGTCTCACGCCAGCAACATGGAAGGGACAAATCGATATGTGA
- a CDS encoding uncharacterized protein (BUSCO:EOG092D2T3Z) translates to MEGLLFNVNNGYIEGIVRGYRNSLLTTPAYNNLTQCETIDDLKLQLGPAYGDFLASLPPNPSTSALASKTTDKLISEFRYVRANATGALAQFMDYVTYGYMIDNVALLITGTLHERDTRELLDRCHPLGWFETMPVLCVATNVEELYNSVLIETPLAPYFKGSLSHQDLDELNIEIVRNTLYKNYLEDFYNFVNSHSEMSGTPTAEVMSNILEFEADRRAINITLNSFGTELTKADRNKLYPTFGKLYPEGTLMLSRADDVEGVRLAVDGVHDYKTFFDAVSLGGSGGPGNMGGGSSDGKSLEDMFYQKEMEISKDAFTRQFTYAIVYAWVKLREQEIRNITWIAECIAQNQKDRIGNFISVF, encoded by the exons ATGGAAGGCCTTCTATTCAACGTGAACAATGG CTACATCGAGGGCATTGTTCGCGGTTATCGCAACAGCCTTCTAACGACCCCAGCCTACAACAACCTGACACAATGCGAGACCATTGATG ACCTGAAACTGCAGCTTGGCCCTGCTTACGGCGACTTCCTCGCATCCCTTCCTCCAAACCCATCAACATCTGCGCTTGCTTCAAAGACAACAGACAAGCTCATCTCAGAATTCCGATATGTTCGCGCTAATGCTACGGGCGCCTTGGCTCAATTCATGGATTACGTGACGTACGGCTACATGATTGACAACGTCGCCCTGCTAATCACCGGCACCCTGCACGAACGAGATACCCGAGAGCTCCTGGACAGATGCCACCCGCTGGGATGGTTTGAGACCATGCCTGTGCTATGCGTCGCGACCAACGTTGAAGAGCTCTACAACAGCGTGTTGATTGAGACTCCGCTCGCCCCATACTTCAAGGGCAGTCTTAGCCACCAAGATCTAGATGAGCTCAACATCGAAATCGTCCGAAACACCCTTTACAAGAACTACCTTGAGGACTTTTACAACTTCGTCAACTCCCACTCGGAAATGTCTGGGACGCCTACTGCCGAGGTCATGTCTAACATCCTTGAGTTTGAGGCAGACCGCCGAGCCATCAACATCACCCTCAACTCTTTCGGCACCGAGTTGACCAAGGCAGACCGCAACAAGCTGTACCCGACCTTTGGAAAGCTGTATCCCGAGGGAACCTTGATGCTCTCTCGAGCAGATGACGTTGAAGGCGTGCGTCTTGCAGTTGATGGCGTTCATGATTACAAGACCTTCTTTGATGCTGTATCCCTGGGCGGCTCCGGCGGCCCCGGCAACATGGGCGGCGGTTCCTCCGATGGCAAGAGCTTGGAGGACATGTTTTAccagaaggagatggagatttcCAAGGATGCATTTACGCGACAATTTACCTATGCCATCGTCTATGCGTGGGTGAAGCTTAGAGAACAA GAAATCCGCAACATAACATGGATTGCTGAGTGCATAGCTCAGAACCAGAAAGATCGCATCGGAAACTTTATCAGCGTTTTCTAA
- a CDS encoding uncharacterized protein (EggNog:ENOG41~MEROPS:MER0192051): MSAVNGAGNGSTSKAADVDGLSAPGFQPQNKMTVQPPSGEDLQKSYAAVVGNEANPKGWYGSMINTLGSCIGTLGAIPCCIICPNPYKHVNQGQVGLVTKFGRFYKAVDPGLVKVNPLSERLIQVDVKIQIAEVPEQTCMTKDNVTLRLTSVIYYHIVSPHKAAFGISNVRQALVERTQTTLRHVVGARVLQDVIERREEIAQSIGEIIEDVAAGWGVQVESMLIKDILFSQDLQDSLSMAAQSKRIGESKIIAAKAEVESAKLMRQAADILSSAPAMQIRYLEAMQAMAKSANSKVIFLPGNSQPLNAATMNAALGDFAQSGEGSTSTAGNARDFGGQDSGFQQAMNARVVENF, from the exons ATGTCTGCTGTCAACGGCgctggcaacggcagcacctccaaggctgctgatgTCGATGGCCTCTCGGCCCCCGGCTTCCAGCCCCAGAACAAGATGACAGTCCAGCCACCTTCGGGAGAAGACCTTCAGAAAAGCTATGCCGCTGTGGTAGGAAACGAAGCCAACCCCAAGGGCTGGTACGGTAGCATGA TCAACACTCTCGGCTCATGCATTGGAACTCTGGGTGCCATTCcttgctgcatcatctgccCCAACCCTTACAAGCACGTCAACCAGGGTCAAGTCGGTCTCGTCACAAAGTTCGGTCGTTTCTACAAAGCAGTCGATCCCGGTTTGGTCAAGGTCAACCCCCTCAGCGAGAGGCTCATTCAAGTCGACGTCAAGATCCAGATTGCAGAGGTGCCTGAGCAAACCTGCATGACCAAGGACAATGTTACTTTGCGCTTGACCTCTGTCATCTACTATCACATTGTGTCTCCCCACAAGGCCGCTTTTGGTATTTCCAACGTGCGCCAAGCTCTTGTTGAACGCACCCAGACCACCCTTCGTCACGTTGTCGGTGCCCGTGTTCTTCAGGACGTCATCGAGCGCCGCGAGGAAATCGCACAGTCTATTGGAGAAATCATTGaggatgttgctgctggttggGGTGTCCAAGTTGAGAGCATGCTCATCAAGGATATTTTGTTCAGCCAAGACTTGCAAGACTCGCTCTCAATGGCTGCCCAAAGCAAACGAATCGGTGAAAGCAAGatcatcgccgccaaggccgag GTCGAATCCGCCAAGCTCATGCGCCAAGCCGCCGACATCTTGAGTTCTGCGCCAGCCATGCAGATCCGTTATCTCGAGGCTATGCAAGCCATGGCCAAGTCCGCCAACAGCAAAGTCATCTTTTTGCCTGGCAACAGCCAGCCCCTCAACGCAGCTACTATGAATGCTGCGCTGGGCGATTTCGCTCAATCCGGCGAAGGTAGCACCAGTACCGCCGGGAATGCTCGCGATTTTGGAGGTCAGGACTCAGGTTTCCAACAAGCCATGAACGCTCGCGTCGTGGAAAATTTCTAG
- a CDS encoding uncharacterized protein (BUSCO:EOG092D2MM2), protein MSLVQLALQPWEVPQENLPSCQVSPPYNRPTGSNRRPLQPLSISSTGAILNRRESVLRPFPSPDKENCDATVQAISHRVAHQTREIKRLSLLHSLLCSSQQKKRRHKQLRQRSGIRQSNTANMGPATRRSANNRLSLQFDSDGSGEGNGTGSDSDPDLSHLGMTRRGMTAVLEQQADQMTYDDDDAMSQGQYDDEEASLGENEDIDENAADNCDDQVEEVQEEEPLSIMDPAVFGLKEISNLGKFTVSSHKPGNGVEQLRNDELTSYWQSDGPQPHKLTIYFVKRVGIRDIRFYVDYNEDESYTPTKIIFKSGTSENNLIQFAAMNMESPVGWQQVPLTGVGGEPDGNTLVSWVLQMQILENHQNGKDTHLRGIKIYAFDADAVQPTEPDNSVDTSGLAENQAAARLDDIAQTLAAARLESSETGFSLPDFMRDAEIR, encoded by the exons ATGTCTCTTGTACAACTTGCCCTCCAACCTTGGGAAGTGCCGCAGGAAAATCTGCCTTCTTGTCAAGTTTCACCTCCCTACAACAGACCAACTGGAAGCAATCGCCGCCCCCTGCAGCCGCTTTCCATCTCCTCTACTGGCGCCATTCTCAATCGCAGAGAGTCGGTCCTCAGACCGTTTCCCTCCCCAGATAAGGAGAATTGCGATGCCACGGTGCAGGCCATCTCCCATCGAGTGGCTCACCAAACCAGAGAGATCAAACGGCTGTCGCTCTTGCATTCGCTCTTGTGTTCATCCCAGCAGAAAAAGCGTCGCCACAAACAGCTTCGACAGCGCAGTGGAATCCGTCAATCCAACACCGCTAACATGGGTCCAGCTACTCGTAGAAGCGCCAATAATCGCCTAAGTCTGCAATTTGACAGCGATGGCTCTGGCGAAGGCAATGGCACCGGCTCCGACTCGGATCCAGATCTTAGTCATTTGGGAATGACAAGGCGAGGCATGACAGCAGTCCTGGAACAGCAGGCGGACCAGATGACctacgatgatgatgatgccatgtCTCAGGGCCAGtacgacgatgaagaggcgaGCTTGGGCGAGAATGAGGACATTGATGAAAACGCCGCGGACAACTGTGACGATCAGGTTGAAGAAGTGCAGGAGGAAGAGCCCTTGTCAATAATGGATCCCGCCGTCTTTGGCCTCAAGGAGATTTCAAACTTGGGAAAGTTTACAGTGAGCAGCCATAAGCCAGGCAATGGAGTTGAACAGCTCCGAAATGATGAATTGACGTCATACTGGCA GTCAGATGGCCCACAGCCTCACAAGCTGACCATCTACTTTGTCAAACGAGTGGGTATCCGAGACATTCGCTTTTACGTCGACTATAATGAGGATGAATCCTACACTCCTACGAAAATCATCTTCAAGTCGGGCACGAGCGAGAACAACCTTATTCAGTTCGCTGCCATGAACATGGAAAGCCCTGTGGGCTGGCAACAAGTCCCACTTACAGGTGTTGGTGGCGAGCCCGATGGCAACACCCTTGTGTCTTGGGTGTTACAAATGCAGATACTTGAAAATCACCAAAACGGCAAAGATACTCACCTTCGCGGCATAAAGATTTACGCCTTTGACGCTGATGCGGTGCAGCCCACCGAGCCGGATAACTCAGTCGATACGAGCGGTCTTGCCGAAaaccaagctgctgccagacTGGACGACATTGCCCAGACATTGGCCGCAGCAAGACTCGAGAGTAGTGAGACGGGGTTCTCACTTCCTGATTTCATGCGAGATGCGGAGATTCGGTAA